The following proteins are co-located in the Polymorphospora rubra genome:
- the rpsO gene encoding 30S ribosomal protein S15, which translates to MALDQESKAKIRQEYATVEGDTGSPEVQVAVLTKRIAELTEHLKVHKHDHHSRRGLLLLVGRRRRLLNYLQKKEINRYRALIERLGLRR; encoded by the coding sequence ATGGCGCTCGACCAGGAGTCCAAGGCTAAGATCCGTCAGGAGTACGCGACCGTCGAGGGTGACACCGGTTCGCCCGAGGTGCAGGTCGCGGTGCTGACCAAGCGGATCGCGGAGCTGACCGAGCACCTGAAGGTGCACAAGCACGACCACCACAGCCGTCGTGGTCTGCTGCTGTTGGTCGGCCGCCGCCGCCGGTTGCTCAACTACCTCCAGAAGAAGGAGATCAACCGCTACCGGGCGCTCATCGAGCGGCTCGGCCTGCGTAGGTGA